In Pseudochaenichthys georgianus chromosome 6, fPseGeo1.2, whole genome shotgun sequence, a single window of DNA contains:
- the LOC139434056 gene encoding THAP domain-containing protein 6-like, with translation MRKKWEVALRREGFTASESSVICSEHCKQDEFDRTGQIVRLRDGVIPSIFSFPVHLQRPEKGRTTSTSRKAEESLSVAPQDDPEASTSHSQPQPNDDHSYVLPASPTALKARVNEALARVESLERERKNAMAREKRAETTVRSLLGDLREKNLINEELKERLDFYSDLQIDFKAKQGHEYSKDHRECALTLHLHGPKAYKYLRETTTKRWLCSVDGKPGLNKMMLDMLERRCQEDQAKHGCVSLMLDDMAIRKHVQYNPHNQSMSAFVDMGDGNNETDVATEALVFMVVGLQGHWKAPIAYYLTKSLSPETQRVLI, from the exons atgagaaagaagtgggaagttgctttgaggagggaagggttcactgcaagcgagtcatccgtgatttgcagtgagcattgtaagcaggacgagtttgacaggacaggacagattgtccgactcagagatggtgttattccctccatcttcagcttcccggttcacctccaaaga ccggaaaagggcaggactacgtctacttccagaaaagctgaagagagcctgtctgtggcccctcaggacgacccagaagcttcaacctcacactcacaacctcagcctaatgat gatcatagctatgtcttgcctgcttctcctactgctcttaaggccagagtcaatgaagctttagcaagagtggagagtctcgagcgagagaggaagaatgccatggctagagaaaagagggcagagaccacagtgaggagtcttttgggggatttgagggaaaagaacctcattaatgaagaactcaaagagaggcttgatttctactcGG atcttcaaatagacttcaaggcaaagcagggccatgagtactccaaggaccacagagaatgtgccctcacactccatctacatggtccaaaggcatacaaatacctcagagagactacaacaaaaag gtggctgtgttcggtggatggcaagcctggcctgaacaagatgatgctggatatgctggagagaagatgccaggaaGACCAGGCTAAacatggatgtgtttcactcatgttggatgacatggccatcagaaaacatgtgcaatataatccacataaccagtcaatgtctgcttttgtcgacatgggtgatggaaacaatgagaccgatgttgctactgaggctcttgtgttcatggtggttggcctacaaggacattggaaggctcccattgcatattacctgacgaagtctttgtcacctgaaacacaaagggtcctaatctaa
- the LOC117447728 gene encoding proline-rich transmembrane protein 4-like, whose protein sequence is MFSLWNLYLLLPLYLPLSFHVIAFTGENVKETQQPDTAVQHLSKLPQKHNGFALAARNPMFRTENVKFLGLPASLPLLSSDELDRQGVIGEYEDLQDSVEKSNVFPKEKGHVISSPTEDTTSKERTQPVGPSPEGVPPQTSKYQPAETSTRFTLHFTRTGENRPTFPALNNEKIVPQLPFLLSGSIPSGHDSTTTVSGGPWPGLERPTPTAATWRWTTGPGIRQRETQEGTVPVTESKDGMTDITGLNLNKGAVRIEEDKDYLKEDNPPLSNTNGTIFKPSNQSWTPTYPEDFTPDESVRPSLPLSPVLFVPLYSDWNSALATWGFAWEAHVYGLGSVFTVFGLISVVCLLGLPLRCPPGSPYFTLLHLYLLAFAGIQAFCLLYDAYNHQDRLLPLSSLLLSNLPFPCLISAFSLAFLLLSLRSRSHLSLPLANSTSFTALPKPCLLLCMSLLYSGVSLGCVGLLQFFHSLPFAILLFPQGLFVCLTIFLSGSYLIFYCLMQFNTKHIYRLNDNEESGGSPEGMRPASCPFAKVEDWGRAAGAGVGASLCLLGCGGLQFYGILHALGLGGVDGYGFQPWPWWGYQVGCRLCEVGVCLGLSIIGSHPIFCHSNSSIKTITRPRPGSWSRLSCSSPSRGLTLPSQERADLPILSSHDTWSQGKQEKLVVCDVSTKRQSEALPLFSMLDSTGNGLVSNSRQTQITLLPLPTPPTPPHKHKNAVESQLSSLDSLELEADTTLDLRPPSPIDLSRSIDQALFSESIFSHSIFGLPGLYHASSSLSLSSPSQDASNQGPSSVENALYRTSSCGDADQENALSRSGASQAQSSLTSHCKQTISPEQWDWKESVSGSTQGLCSNPKENGKLRLHSWANRGQNFAQSSLPQAIPHLSYYRHYRTLSLASQDSRGSGQLAETKHLSESKQLEWDMAVQAEFVNVCRQIDTLSVCSDTIEL, encoded by the exons ATGTTCTCTCTGTGGAATCTGTATCTTCTTCTCCCCCTCTACTTGCCTCTCTCTTTCCATGTCATAGCATTTACTGGAGAAAATGTCAAGGAAACACAACAGCCAGATACAGCAGTGCAGCATCTATCAAAGCTCCCACAGAAACATAATGGATTTGCTTTAGCAGCAAGGAATCCTATGTTTAGGACTGAGAATGTCAAATTTCTGGGTCTACCTGCGAGTTTGCCTTTATTGTCATCTGACGAGTTAGATAGACAAGGAGTGATTGGAGAATATGAGGATTTACAGGACAGCGTAGAGAAATCTAATGTGTTTCCTAAGGAGAAGGGACATGTCATATCGAGTCCTACAGAAGATACGACCTCCAAGGAGAGAACACAACCAGTAGGACCATCACCAGAAGGCGTACCACCTCAGACATCAAAGTATCAGCCAGCTGAAACGAGTACTAGATTTACTTTGCATTTTACACGGACTGGAGAGAATCGGCCGACTTTCCCAGCTTTGAATAATGAGAAGATTGTCCCCCAGTTACCATTTCTTCTGTCTGGCTCAATTCCATCAGGCCACGACTCCACAACAACGGTCTCTGGTGGACCTTGGCCTGGCCTTGAGCGCCCAACTCCAACAGCAGCCACATGGCGATGGACCACGGGCCCTGGTATcaggcagagagagacacaAGAGGGGACTGTCCCAGTGACAGAGAGCAAAGATGGAATGACTGATATTACAGGACTTAATTTAAACAAAGGAGCGGTTCGAATAGAAGAAGATAAAG ATTACCTCAAAGAAGATAACCCGCCTCTCTCAAACACCAATGGCACAATCTTCAAACCTTCAAACCAGTCGTGGACTCCCACCTACCCGGAGGATTTTACCCCTGACGAGTCTGTGCGCCCCTCTCTGCCTCTTAGCCCTGTGCTGTTTGTCCCTCTGTATTCGGACTGGAACTCTGCCCTCGCCACATGGGGATTTGCATGGGAAGCACATGTGTATGGACTGGGGTCTGTCTTTACCGTATTCGGCCTAATCTCTGTAGTTTGCCTTTTAGGCCTGCCCCTGCGATGTCCTCCGGGAAGCCCCTACTTCACCCTTCTGCACTTGTACCTCCTAGCATTTGCCGGGATCCAAGCTTTCTGTTTGCTCTATGATGCTTACAATCACCAAGATCGTCTTCTCCCTCTGAGCTCTCTGCTTCTCTCGAATCTGCCCTTCCCCTGTTTAATTTCCGCCTTCTCCCTTGCTTTCCTTCTTCTTTCCTTGCGCTCCCGTTCACATCTTTCACTCCCACTTGCTAACTCCACCTCGTTCACAGCCTTGCCTAAACCTTGCCTGTTACTGTGTATGTCCCTGTTGTATTCTGGGGTCTCTCTAGGGTGTGTTGGCTTGCTTCAGTTCTTCCACAGCCTCCCCTTTGCGATCCTGCTATTCCCTCAGGGTTTGTTTGTATGTCTTACTATCTTTCTCTCTGGCTCCTACCTAATCTTCTACTGCTTGATGCAATTCAACACCAAACACATCTACAGGCTGAATGACAACGAAGAGAGTGGAGGATCTCCTGAAGGGATGCGACCTGCGAGTTGCCCCTTTGCCAAAGTGGAGGACTGGGGCAGGGCAGCAGGGGCTGGAGTAGGAGCTTCGTTGTGTTTGTTAGGATGTGGAGGCCTCCAGTTTTATGGGATCCTGCATGCTCTTGGTTTAGGAGGGGTCGATGGCTATGGGTTCCAGCCCTGGCCTTGGTGGGGTTACCAGGTAGGCTGCAGACTTTGTGAGGTTGGGGTGTGTCTGGGCTTGTCAATTATTGGTTCACACCCTATATTCTGTCACAGTAACTCCTCTATCAAGACTATAACTCGTCCCCGGCCAGGGTCTTGGTCCCGCCTCTCCTGCAGCTCCCCTTCACGAGGGCTCACCCTACCCTCTCAGGAACGTGCAGATTTGCCTATCCTCTCCTCTCACGATACTTGGTCCCAAGGTAAGCAAGAAAAGCTGGTGGTCTGTGATGTTTCCACAAAAAGACAGTCAGAGGCACTTCCTCTTTTCTCAATGCTGGATTCTACTGGAAATGGGCTAGTCTCCAACTCCAGACAAACCCAGATCACCTTACTGCCGCTCCCTACACCCCCAACCCCACCGCACAAGCATAAAAATGCAGTTGAGTCCCagctatcatcactggatagcCTGGAACTGGAGGCAGACACTACACTGGATCTACGGCCCCCTTCTCCCATAGACCTGTCCCGCAGCATTGACCAGGCTCTGTTCAGTGAATCCATATTCTCTCACAGTATCTTTGGTTTGCCAGGACTCTATCACGCTTCTTCCAGCCTCTCTTTGAGCTCTCCTAGCCAAGATGCGTCTAACCAAGGGCCTAGCTCTGTGGAAAATGCCCTCTACCGAACCTCTTCCTGTGGTGATGCGGATCAAGAGAATGCCCTATCCAGATCAGGGGCTTCCCAGGCACAAAGCTCTTTGACATCTCACTGCAAGCAAACAATATCACCAGAGCAATGGGACTGGAAAGAAAGCGTCTCTGGTTCAACCCAGGGTCTGTGCAGCAATCCCAAAGAGAACGGAAAACTGCGCTTGCACTCCTGGGCAAACAGGGGTCAGAACTTTGCTCAGAGCAGCCTCCCACAAGCAATTCCCCACCTGTCTTACTACAGGCACTACCGAACCCTGAGCTTAGCCTCCCAGGACAGTCGTGGATCAGGACAACTGGCAGAGACTAAACACCTGAGTGAAAGCAAACAGCTTGAATGGGATATGGCTGTTCAGGCAGAGTTTGTCAACGTGTGCAGACAAATTGACACTCTGAGTGTTTGCAGTGACACCATTGAATTATAA
- the LOC117448189 gene encoding uncharacterized protein isoform X2, with translation MGSLTTAAMVHEFLWPRWGLDHGKRLLELLQTERFMSRPLVVHAFSIGGYTFAQLLIHVSQNIQKYQDLTQRIKGQVYDSLVVGSVETMAIGLGKTLFPRLETLVTKASMLYFGMFKRQTVDYFNKSIDTFLETPITVPALFFFCENDPMSNPRAMEEIIDRWRKRGIDTTAKKWKESTHAGHLKRHQQEYLTTIDMYLHTLGFTQLKAKM, from the exons ATGGGAAGCCTGACAACAGCAGCTATG GTGCATGAGTTCCTGTGGCCTCGCTGGGGTCTGGATCATGGGAAGAGGTTGCTAGAGTTGCTCCAGACCGAACGCTTTATGTCCCGCCCACTGGTTGTCCATGCCTTCTCTATCGGTGGCTACACATTTGCTCAGCTGCTGATACATGTCTCTCagaacatccagaaatatcAGGACCTTACACAGAGGATAAAAGGCCAAGTCTACGATAGTCTGGTGGTGGGCTCAGTGGAGACGATGGCCATAG GTCTTGGTAAGACTTTATTTCCACGTTTGGAGACACTGGTAACAAAAGCAAGCATGTTATACTTTGGCATGTTCAAACGCCAGACAGTGGACTACTTTAACAAAAGCATTGATACGTTTTTGGAAACCCCTATCACCGTTCCTGCACTGTTCTTCTTTTGCGAGAACGATCCAATGAGCAACCCACGAGCCATGGAGGAGATAATTGATCGCTGGAGAAAGCGCGGGATAGACACCACAGCAAAGAAGTGGAAGGAATCAACACATGCCGGTCACCTGAAGAGGCACCAACAAGAATATCTGACCACCATAGACATGTACCTACATACACTTGGCTTTACCCAGCTAAAGGCCAAGATGTAA
- the LOC117448189 gene encoding transmembrane protein 53-A isoform X1 gives MGSLTTAAMVSRAVLSRGITAHHLSKNVTFYVNELESTVSGCQNKASEDHKPLMLMLPWLGARPQAMAKYCEIYFRTGFDVLVVESEVHEFLWPRWGLDHGKRLLELLQTERFMSRPLVVHAFSIGGYTFAQLLIHVSQNIQKYQDLTQRIKGQVYDSLVVGSVETMAIGLGKTLFPRLETLVTKASMLYFGMFKRQTVDYFNKSIDTFLETPITVPALFFFCENDPMSNPRAMEEIIDRWRKRGIDTTAKKWKESTHAGHLKRHQQEYLTTIDMYLHTLGFTQLKAKM, from the exons ATGGGAAGCCTGACAACAGCAGCTATGGTAAGCAGAGCAGTTTTGAGCCGAGGCATCACTGCTCACCACCTCAGTAAGAATGTCACTTTTTATGTGAATGAATTAGAATCTACAGTGTCTGGATGTCAGAACAAAGCCTCTGAAGACCATAAACCTCTTATGCTCATGCTGCCGTGGTTGGGCGCACGTCCTCAGGCTATGGCCAAATATTGTGAAATCTACTTCCGTACCGGCTTTGATGTGCTTGTTGTGGAGAGTGAG GTGCATGAGTTCCTGTGGCCTCGCTGGGGTCTGGATCATGGGAAGAGGTTGCTAGAGTTGCTCCAGACCGAACGCTTTATGTCCCGCCCACTGGTTGTCCATGCCTTCTCTATCGGTGGCTACACATTTGCTCAGCTGCTGATACATGTCTCTCagaacatccagaaatatcAGGACCTTACACAGAGGATAAAAGGCCAAGTCTACGATAGTCTGGTGGTGGGCTCAGTGGAGACGATGGCCATAG GTCTTGGTAAGACTTTATTTCCACGTTTGGAGACACTGGTAACAAAAGCAAGCATGTTATACTTTGGCATGTTCAAACGCCAGACAGTGGACTACTTTAACAAAAGCATTGATACGTTTTTGGAAACCCCTATCACCGTTCCTGCACTGTTCTTCTTTTGCGAGAACGATCCAATGAGCAACCCACGAGCCATGGAGGAGATAATTGATCGCTGGAGAAAGCGCGGGATAGACACCACAGCAAAGAAGTGGAAGGAATCAACACATGCCGGTCACCTGAAGAGGCACCAACAAGAATATCTGACCACCATAGACATGTACCTACATACACTTGGCTTTACCCAGCTAAAGGCCAAGATGTAA